The proteins below are encoded in one region of Pseudoduganella armeniaca:
- a CDS encoding CocE/NonD family hydrolase: MRLRTLALASSLLAASAWAQTPPMAPDIGARFEAPSEANDYVKRVVMIPMRDGVKLHTIILVPKGAQRAPMLLTRTPYNAAGRTSRAVSPNMLATLPPGDETMVRAGYIRVFQDVRGKYGSEGDYVMTRPLRGPLNNTRTDHATDAWDTIEWLVKNVKESNGKVGMLGSSYEGFTVLMALADPHPALKVAVPMSPMVDGWRGDDWFHNGAFRVNTLHYIASQTTARGSGSELATGVYDDYDSVLRGGSVADYARQFGLDKLNFTKKLFEHPAYDSYWQHQALDRILGARKLTVPTMTVVGQWDQEDIYGAYAVYSALEAQDQDNQRNYLVIGPWRHSGVNYDGSSLGALKFTGDTALEFRRDFMQPFLDQYLKDGAPVADTPPVLSYQTGTNRWQRLGQWPLAASTSTVYLQHGFGLDFKQPTAGAAYDDYVSDPAKPVPFVPRPVRMGDRDVWQPWLVRDQRFVADRPDVLSYVSAPLKAPMQLAGAPVVNLFAATTGTDADWVVKLIDVYPDEMPNQPAMGGFQLPLAMDILRGRYRNSLESPAPVVAGQLERYRFALPNVNHVIQPGHRLMVQIQSSWFPLYDRNPQSYVPNIFHAKPGDYVKATQRVYHAPDAASSVELPVVVHPPF, from the coding sequence ATGCGCCTGCGCACCCTTGCCCTGGCTTCGTCACTGCTCGCCGCGTCCGCCTGGGCGCAGACCCCGCCGATGGCGCCCGATATCGGCGCCAGGTTCGAGGCGCCGAGCGAAGCCAACGACTACGTCAAGCGCGTCGTCATGATTCCGATGCGCGACGGCGTCAAGCTGCACACGATCATCCTGGTGCCGAAGGGGGCGCAACGCGCGCCGATGCTGCTGACGCGCACGCCGTACAACGCGGCCGGGCGCACCAGCCGCGCCGTCAGCCCGAACATGCTCGCCACGCTGCCGCCGGGCGACGAGACGATGGTGCGGGCCGGCTACATCCGTGTGTTCCAGGACGTGCGCGGCAAGTACGGCTCGGAAGGCGACTACGTGATGACGCGGCCGCTGCGCGGGCCGCTGAACAACACCAGGACCGACCACGCGACCGACGCCTGGGACACGATCGAGTGGCTGGTCAAGAACGTCAAGGAAAGCAACGGCAAGGTCGGCATGCTGGGTTCCTCGTACGAGGGCTTCACGGTGCTGATGGCGCTGGCCGATCCCCATCCGGCGCTGAAGGTGGCGGTGCCGATGAGCCCCATGGTGGACGGCTGGCGCGGCGACGACTGGTTCCATAACGGCGCCTTCCGCGTCAACACGCTGCACTACATCGCCAGCCAGACCACGGCGCGCGGCAGCGGCAGCGAGCTGGCGACCGGGGTCTACGACGACTACGACAGCGTGCTGCGGGGCGGCTCGGTGGCCGACTATGCCAGGCAGTTCGGCCTGGACAAGCTGAACTTCACGAAAAAGCTGTTCGAGCACCCGGCCTACGACAGCTACTGGCAGCACCAGGCGCTCGACCGCATCCTGGGCGCGCGCAAGCTGACGGTGCCGACCATGACGGTGGTCGGCCAGTGGGACCAGGAGGACATCTACGGCGCCTACGCCGTCTACAGCGCGCTGGAAGCGCAGGACCAGGACAACCAGCGCAATTACCTGGTGATCGGGCCGTGGCGCCACAGCGGCGTCAACTACGACGGCTCCAGCCTGGGCGCCTTGAAGTTCACCGGCGACACGGCGCTGGAGTTCCGGCGCGACTTCATGCAGCCCTTCCTCGACCAGTACCTGAAGGACGGCGCGCCGGTGGCGGACACGCCGCCGGTGCTGTCCTACCAGACCGGCACCAACCGCTGGCAGCGGCTGGGGCAATGGCCGCTGGCGGCGTCGACGTCGACGGTCTACCTGCAGCACGGCTTCGGGCTGGACTTCAAGCAGCCCACGGCTGGCGCGGCCTACGACGACTACGTATCCGATCCGGCCAAGCCGGTGCCGTTCGTGCCGCGCCCGGTGCGCATGGGCGACCGCGACGTCTGGCAGCCATGGCTGGTGCGCGACCAGCGCTTCGTGGCGGACCGGCCGGACGTGTTGAGTTACGTATCGGCGCCGCTGAAGGCGCCGATGCAGCTGGCCGGCGCGCCGGTCGTCAACCTGTTCGCCGCCACGACGGGCACGGATGCCGACTGGGTGGTCAAGCTGATCGACGTCTATCCGGACGAGATGCCGAACCAGCCGGCCATGGGCGGGTTCCAGCTGCCGCTGGCGATGGACATCCTGCGCGGCCGCTACCGCAACAGCCTGGAGAGCCCGGCGCCGGTGGTGGCGGGCCAGCTCGAGCGCTACCGCTTCGCGCTGCCGAACGTGAACCACGTGATCCAGCCGGGCCACCGGCTGATGGTGCAGATCCAGTCCAGCTGGTTCCCGCTGTACGACCGCAATCCGCAAAGCTACGTGCCGAACATCTTCCACGCCAAGCCAGGCGACTACGTCAAGGCGACGCAGCGGGTGTATCACGCGCCCGATGCCGCCAGCTCGGTCGAGCTGCCTGTCGTGGTGCATCCGCCATTTTGA
- a CDS encoding MFS transporter has translation MGGIDLHLPFYVAAALSAANFAYGWFLVPESLPQARRGKFRLTRVNPLAGLIKLARRQDIRGLVIVYTLVTLAQMMLHSTWVLYTNFRFGWTPSQNGLALFCVGLAAAVVQAGLLGVFIRQFGEVRLSLLGLTSGAITYLLYGLATQGWMMYVFILCNLLAFAAGPALQGIVSKATPADEQGELMGSLQSIGSVGVIVMPLVGGVLLGKVSHLPPSDWRIGVTFFVCAAMQAIAIAVARKYFRDHHIHLKPAQ, from the coding sequence TTGGGCGGCATCGACCTGCACCTGCCGTTCTACGTGGCCGCCGCGCTGTCGGCCGCGAACTTCGCCTACGGCTGGTTCTTAGTGCCGGAATCGCTGCCGCAGGCGCGGCGCGGCAAGTTCCGCCTGACCCGCGTCAACCCGCTGGCGGGCCTGATCAAGCTGGCGCGCCGGCAGGACATCCGCGGCCTCGTCATCGTCTACACGCTGGTGACCTTGGCGCAGATGATGCTGCATTCGACCTGGGTGCTGTACACCAATTTCCGCTTCGGCTGGACGCCCAGCCAGAATGGCCTGGCGCTGTTCTGCGTGGGCCTGGCGGCGGCCGTGGTGCAGGCCGGCCTGCTGGGCGTCTTCATCCGTCAATTCGGCGAGGTGCGTCTGTCGCTGCTGGGGCTGACCTCGGGCGCCATCACCTACCTGCTGTACGGCCTGGCCACGCAGGGCTGGATGATGTACGTCTTCATCCTGTGCAACCTGCTGGCATTCGCCGCCGGCCCGGCGTTGCAAGGCATCGTGTCGAAGGCCACGCCAGCCGACGAACAGGGCGAGTTGATGGGCTCATTGCAGTCGATCGGCAGTGTGGGCGTCATCGTGATGCCGCTGGTGGGCGGCGTGCTGCTGGGCAAAGTGAGCCACCTGCCGCCATCGGACTGGCGCATCGGCGTCACCTTCTTCGTCTGCGCGGCGATGCAGGCCATCGCCATCGCGGTCGCGCGCAAGTACTTCCGCGACCATCACATCCACCTGAAGCCGGCGCAGTAA
- a CDS encoding MFS transporter — MNDSRPDPALVAAASPGRLGFVLVCVFIDMLGVGLIVPVLPILVGEYVGSREEQTLWYGILGATFGLMQFIFMPMLGAISDRIGRRPVLLYSMAGMSLNFLATAWAPNLACLFIGRVIGGMSSASMSVASAYASDISTHDNRAKSFGKIGAAFGLGFIAGPMLGACWAASTCTCRSTWPPRCRPRTSPTAGS, encoded by the coding sequence ATGAACGATTCCCGTCCCGACCCCGCCCTCGTCGCCGCCGCATCGCCCGGCAGGCTGGGTTTTGTCCTCGTCTGCGTATTCATCGACATGCTGGGCGTCGGCCTGATCGTGCCGGTGCTGCCGATCCTGGTGGGCGAGTACGTGGGCTCGCGCGAGGAACAGACGCTGTGGTACGGCATCCTCGGTGCCACTTTCGGCCTGATGCAGTTCATCTTCATGCCGATGCTGGGGGCGATCAGCGACCGCATCGGCCGGCGCCCCGTGCTGCTGTACTCGATGGCGGGCATGAGCCTGAACTTCCTGGCCACGGCATGGGCGCCGAACCTGGCCTGCCTGTTCATCGGCCGCGTCATCGGCGGCATGTCATCGGCCAGCATGTCGGTGGCATCGGCCTACGCGTCGGACATCTCGACGCACGACAATCGCGCCAAGAGCTTCGGCAAGATCGGCGCCGCCTTCGGTCTCGGATTCATCGCCGGGCCGATGCTGGGGGCCTGTTGGGCGGCATCGACCTGCACCTGCCGTTCTACGTGGCCGCCGCGCTGTCGGCCGCGAACTTCGCCTACGGCTGGTTCTTAG
- a CDS encoding HD domain-containing protein gives MNLKHSDLLSDWQPRLEALARVAAGDDGAHDLNHLHRVWGNARRLLADHAQADALVVLAACYLHDLVNLPKNHPERHLASRQAAQLACAQLAALGFPADLLPGVAHAIETHSFSANLEPHTIEARIVQDADRLDALGAVGLARMFYTAGRMGSALAHDSDPAGLHRALDDKAYSLDHIVVKLATLPATMRTDAGRRLGETRLRQLQDFRAAFIAEWQGA, from the coding sequence ATGAATCTGAAACACAGCGACTTGTTATCCGATTGGCAACCCCGCCTCGAAGCGTTGGCCCGCGTCGCGGCCGGCGACGATGGCGCCCATGACCTCAACCACCTGCACCGCGTGTGGGGCAACGCGCGTCGCCTGCTGGCCGATCATGCCCAGGCCGATGCCCTGGTCGTGCTCGCGGCCTGCTATCTGCACGACCTGGTGAACCTGCCGAAGAACCATCCGGAGCGCCACTTGGCCTCGCGCCAGGCCGCGCAATTGGCATGCGCCCAGTTGGCGGCGCTGGGCTTCCCGGCCGACCTGCTGCCCGGCGTGGCGCACGCGATCGAGACGCACAGCTTCTCGGCCAACCTGGAGCCGCACACCATCGAGGCGCGCATCGTGCAGGACGCCGACCGGCTCGACGCGCTGGGTGCCGTCGGCCTGGCACGCATGTTCTACACGGCCGGGCGCATGGGCAGCGCGCTGGCGCACGACAGCGATCCCGCCGGCCTGCACCGGGCGCTGGACGACAAGGCCTATTCGCTCGACCACATCGTCGTCAAGTTGGCCACCCTGCCCGCCACGATGCGCACCGACGCCGGCCGGCGCCTGGGCGAAACCAGGCTGCGCCAGCTGCAGGACTTCCGCGCCGCCTTCATCGCCGAATGGCAAGGCGCCTGA
- a CDS encoding chemotaxis protein CheW, whose product MSHTETATPTLPSEYLAFTLGKEEYGIDIQKVSEIRSYENPTRIASAPEFVKGVLNLRGIIVPIVDMRIRFALGTPDYGPFTVVIILNIGTRVVGMVVDAVSDVTTLTPEQIKAAPDMGSTLNTEHIVGLGTVEERMLILVDIDKLMSSEEMGLIERLAA is encoded by the coding sequence ATGTCCCACACCGAAACCGCCACGCCAACACTGCCTTCCGAATACCTTGCCTTCACCCTGGGCAAGGAGGAATACGGCATCGACATCCAGAAAGTGAGCGAGATCCGCAGCTACGAGAACCCGACGCGGATCGCCAGCGCGCCCGAGTTCGTCAAGGGCGTGCTCAACCTGCGCGGCATCATCGTGCCGATCGTCGACATGCGCATCCGCTTCGCGCTGGGCACGCCGGACTACGGCCCGTTTACCGTCGTGATCATCCTCAACATCGGCACGCGCGTGGTCGGCATGGTGGTCGATGCCGTGTCGGACGTGACCACCTTGACGCCCGAGCAGATCAAGGCCGCGCCCGACATGGGCTCGACCCTGAACACGGAACATATCGTCGGGCTGGGGACGGTGGAAGAGCGCATGCTGATCCTGGTGGACATCGACAAGCTGATGTCGAGCGAAGAGATGGGACTGATCGAACGACTCGCTGCCTGA
- a CDS encoding ribonuclease HI family protein, which produces MTQPLSRKAAMQALAVAARLARRAVPPAPDQWQAWFDGSATPNPGRIGIGALLLGPGGERIEISRRAADGSSADAEYLALIGLLEEAAARGVARLVAYGDSQVVVHDMLLPAGAGAASLAHHRAAATALLARIGDVALRWVPRHRNGAADCLSQRALAAGTGEA; this is translated from the coding sequence ATGACCCAGCCCCTCTCCCGCAAAGCCGCCATGCAAGCCCTGGCCGTCGCCGCCCGCCTGGCGCGCCGCGCCGTGCCGCCCGCGCCTGATCAATGGCAGGCCTGGTTCGATGGCTCGGCCACGCCCAATCCGGGCCGCATCGGCATCGGCGCTTTGTTGCTGGGGCCGGGCGGCGAACGCATCGAGATCAGCCGCCGCGCCGCCGACGGCAGCAGCGCCGATGCCGAGTACCTGGCCTTGATCGGATTGCTGGAAGAAGCGGCCGCGCGCGGCGTGGCGCGGCTGGTCGCGTATGGCGACAGCCAGGTCGTGGTGCACGACATGCTGCTGCCCGCCGGTGCCGGCGCCGCCAGCCTGGCCCATCACCGGGCGGCGGCGACGGCGCTGCTGGCGCGCATCGGGGACGTGGCGCTGCGCTGGGTGCCGCGGCATCGCAATGGCGCCGCGGACTGCTTGTCGCAGCGCGCACTGGCCGCAGGAACCGGCGAGGCTTGA
- a CDS encoding thrombospondin type 3 repeat-containing protein has translation MIKPTILAAALLATGSAAFLPTQAMAQVDVNLIIGTPPPPVRYEAIPYARAGYVWAPGYWGWDGRRHVWYGGNWVRERAGYAYAPPRWVERRGGWAYEEARWNRLSPRGDMDHDGVPNRYDRDRDGDGVPNRYDRHDGRYDRRWHSGWDHSPQRAWEHNGWRERGGRDQDHDGVPNRYDRDRDGDGVPNRYDYRPNNPYRN, from the coding sequence ATGATCAAGCCAACCATCCTTGCAGCCGCCCTCCTGGCCACCGGCTCGGCCGCATTCCTGCCGACGCAGGCGATGGCCCAGGTGGACGTCAACCTGATCATCGGCACGCCACCGCCGCCGGTGCGTTACGAAGCGATCCCGTACGCCCGCGCCGGCTATGTGTGGGCGCCCGGCTACTGGGGCTGGGACGGTCGCCGCCACGTATGGTACGGCGGCAACTGGGTGCGCGAACGCGCCGGCTACGCCTACGCGCCACCGCGCTGGGTGGAGCGGCGCGGCGGCTGGGCCTACGAGGAAGCCCGCTGGAACCGCCTCAGCCCGCGCGGCGACATGGACCATGACGGCGTGCCGAACCGCTATGACCGCGACCGCGACGGCGACGGCGTGCCGAACCGCTACGACCGCCATGATGGCCGCTACGACCGCCGCTGGCACAGCGGCTGGGATCACTCGCCGCAGCGCGCCTGGGAACATAACGGCTGGCGCGAGCGCGGTGGCCGCGACCAGGACCACGATGGCGTGCCGAACCGCTACGACCGCGATCGCGATGGCGATGGGGTGCCGAACCGGTACGACTATCGGCCGAATAATCCCTACCGTAACTAA
- a CDS encoding penicillin-binding transpeptidase domain-containing protein, producing the protein MAAAAIGQGATVAPRLLAQLDGRTARQAPAQPLGVRLDRIRAGMKGVIERGTAASAFRCAGCTALRAGLYGKTGTAPVADDATVWFTGWLEPGTLPGQRHRLAFAVFVSRSEAGGGDHAAPVIAALLSSLAEPRTEGKMAMLIGQ; encoded by the coding sequence ATGGCCGCCGCTGCGATCGGCCAGGGCGCGACGGTGGCGCCACGGCTGCTGGCGCAACTGGACGGGCGCACCGCCCGCCAGGCGCCGGCGCAGCCGCTGGGCGTGCGGCTCGACCGCATCCGCGCTGGCATGAAGGGTGTGATCGAACGCGGCACGGCCGCCAGCGCGTTCCGCTGCGCCGGCTGTACGGCGCTGCGCGCGGGCCTGTACGGCAAGACCGGTACGGCACCGGTGGCGGACGATGCCACCGTCTGGTTTACCGGCTGGCTGGAGCCTGGCACACTGCCGGGCCAGCGCCACCGGCTGGCGTTCGCCGTCTTCGTCAGCCGCTCCGAGGCGGGCGGTGGCGACCATGCGGCGCCGGTGATTGCCGCGCTGCTGTCGTCGCTGGCGGAACCTCGAACAGAGGGCAAAATGGCCATGTTAATCGGGCAATGA